The Metabacillus litoralis genome contains a region encoding:
- a CDS encoding GNAT family N-acetyltransferase — MDIRLLSEKHAAVYKSLRLKALQEHPEAFSSSYEEEITHSIATVEKRLSVENSFTFGAFVDEKLVAVATLLPETKNKLKHRANIVAVYVSTSYRKAGIGKKLVEAAINKSKSIEGIEQLYLTVSSSNIGAKNLYQLLGFKTFGIDQKALKVKETYYDEELMVLYL; from the coding sequence ATGGATATAAGATTATTAAGTGAAAAACACGCAGCTGTTTATAAAAGTCTAAGATTAAAGGCGTTACAAGAGCATCCAGAAGCATTCAGCTCCAGTTATGAGGAGGAAATCACCCATTCTATAGCTACTGTAGAAAAGAGGTTAAGTGTAGAAAACTCCTTCACATTTGGAGCATTTGTTGATGAAAAATTAGTTGCTGTTGCTACATTGTTGCCGGAAACAAAAAATAAACTAAAACATAGAGCTAATATCGTCGCTGTTTATGTTAGTACTAGCTACCGCAAAGCGGGAATAGGTAAAAAGTTAGTAGAAGCAGCCATTAACAAATCAAAGTCTATTGAAGGAATCGAGCAACTTTATTTAACTGTTTCATCGAGCAATATAGGAGCAAAAAACCTTTATCAATTATTAGGTTTCAAAACATTTGGTATTGATCAAAAGGCATTAAAAGTTAAAGAAACTTATTATGATGAAGAACTTATGGTACTATATTTGTAA
- a CDS encoding sigma-54-dependent transcriptional regulator translates to MISILIIDDEVEIGYFLSRLFQSKGYHVKVVNSGKEFSEIDFSLEPFHVAMIDLKLPDANGLTLLQNLKQVQPACKVMIMTGYSTIKTAVDAIKLGASDYIEKPFDDIDLLEKQVEKLLESTCFTNQHHIEKIARESGLIVGNSRTMNQLIQTAAKVAGKPVNILIEGETGTGKEVLSRFLHQASDRHQESFIGVNCGALSENLLESELFGHEKGSFTGATQPRKGLFEIASNGTLFLDEIAEASYAIQVKLLRVLETREFMRVGSESMLRTNTRLIAATNEDLKEAVKQKKFREDLFYRLNVVHLIIPPLRERKEDIPLLVQHLLQRTGTSLSFSNSAIDLLQSYDWPGNIRELSNFVTRAVMLADPNATIIQADDLPINRQTKSQVITSKADKQESNLESYLKTWLTETLTTFEQKDEVKLDEVLAQVKELESQVGKSFIMRTLKDTHGNRKEAAKRLQITMRKLRYLLNEKT, encoded by the coding sequence ATGATTTCGATTTTAATTATTGATGATGAAGTGGAAATTGGTTACTTTTTATCTCGTCTTTTTCAGTCTAAAGGATATCATGTAAAAGTCGTTAATAGTGGAAAGGAATTTTCTGAAATTGACTTTTCGTTAGAGCCATTTCATGTTGCTATGATAGACCTGAAATTACCGGATGCAAATGGTCTTACACTATTGCAAAATCTAAAGCAAGTTCAACCCGCATGTAAAGTAATGATTATGACAGGATACAGTACCATTAAGACAGCTGTTGATGCGATAAAACTAGGTGCAAGTGATTATATCGAAAAACCTTTTGACGATATTGATTTATTAGAAAAGCAAGTAGAAAAGTTGCTAGAATCTACCTGTTTTACGAATCAACATCATATCGAAAAGATAGCCCGTGAATCAGGTCTTATCGTAGGGAATAGTAGGACAATGAATCAACTTATTCAAACAGCTGCCAAGGTTGCAGGAAAACCGGTAAATATTTTAATTGAGGGTGAAACTGGTACAGGAAAAGAAGTCTTATCACGCTTTTTACATCAAGCAAGTGATCGGCATCAAGAATCTTTTATTGGTGTAAACTGTGGTGCACTATCTGAAAATTTACTAGAAAGTGAATTATTTGGTCATGAAAAGGGTTCCTTTACTGGTGCCACCCAGCCTCGAAAAGGATTATTTGAAATTGCCAGTAACGGAACCTTATTTTTAGATGAAATTGCTGAAGCATCTTATGCGATACAGGTAAAATTACTTCGAGTTCTTGAAACAAGGGAGTTTATGCGCGTTGGTAGTGAGAGCATGCTTCGAACCAATACTAGGTTAATAGCGGCGACGAACGAAGATCTGAAAGAAGCTGTTAAACAAAAGAAATTCAGAGAAGATTTATTTTATCGTTTAAATGTTGTTCATCTAATAATTCCGCCATTACGTGAGCGGAAGGAGGATATTCCACTCCTTGTTCAGCATTTACTGCAACGAACTGGCACGTCACTCTCATTTTCTAATTCTGCGATAGACTTATTACAATCATATGATTGGCCGGGAAACATAAGAGAGTTATCAAACTTTGTTACAAGAGCAGTTATGTTAGCTGATCCTAATGCTACCATTATTCAGGCAGATGATTTACCAATAAATCGCCAAACTAAAAGTCAAGTGATAACCTCTAAGGCAGATAAACAAGAAAGTAATTTGGAAAGTTACTTAAAAACATGGCTGACAGAAACATTGACTACATTTGAACAAAAAGATGAAGTTAAGCTAGATGAGGTGCTGGCCCAAGTCAAAGAATTAGAATCACAGGTTGGTAAATCGTTTATTATGCGAACGTTAAAAGACACGCATGGAAACAGGAAGGAAGCTGCAAAACGACTGCAAATTACGATGAGAAAGCTGAGATATTTGTTAAACGAAAAAACATAA
- a CDS encoding CBO0543 family protein, whose translation MSREHILEEIDSLDAKLTDLILEYWKQFAHFGTWQFWFNVVFFFVPLIFTLFFIDRKNIFRICFYGYSFHVMFVYLDVFLTRFNYWDHPYFMFPFIPVSIPVDGSFVPVAFMFAYQISTNRNRNFYILTFITSVLITTIAFVWHKLGLLLFYKGMNIFHVFLLDVGMSILAYWFTNLFVKLNQSVKS comes from the coding sequence ATGTCACGTGAACACATATTAGAGGAAATAGATTCTTTAGATGCCAAATTAACTGACCTAATTCTCGAATACTGGAAACAGTTTGCTCATTTTGGAACTTGGCAATTTTGGTTTAACGTTGTTTTCTTTTTTGTTCCATTAATTTTCACCCTGTTTTTTATTGATCGTAAAAACATCTTTCGAATTTGTTTTTATGGGTATTCTTTTCATGTGATGTTTGTTTACTTAGATGTATTTCTTACTCGTTTCAACTATTGGGATCATCCTTATTTTATGTTTCCTTTTATACCCGTTAGCATTCCTGTTGATGGATCATTTGTTCCAGTTGCATTTATGTTTGCTTATCAAATTTCAACTAATCGCAATCGTAATTTTTATATTTTAACCTTTATCACTTCGGTACTAATCACAACAATTGCTTTTGTATGGCATAAGCTTGGATTGTTGCTTTTTTATAAAGGAATGAATATTTTTCATGTTTTTCTTCTTGATGTAGGTATGTCTATTCTTGCGTATTGGTTTACTAATCTATTTGTCAAATTGAATCAAAGCGTAAAGTCATAA
- a CDS encoding DUF421 domain-containing protein gives MEWDFIWKAILIVLVGTVLLRIAGRKTISQMTLAETVLMVGIGTLLIQPVAGKNVWTTFLVGGILVGTLLVMEILQMKSDKFEKAITGKAKIIIDNGNLNEQNLKKLRLSVDQLEMMLRQNSISKISDVKWATLEPNGQLGYELKQEAQPVTKKDFDEFKQTIVNLIPSNAQLTHINEILSLINNNTKPENKEDIFAEVKHNRHKEAPPKHLQ, from the coding sequence ATGGAATGGGATTTTATCTGGAAAGCCATTCTCATCGTTCTGGTTGGAACCGTTTTATTGAGAATTGCAGGAAGAAAAACAATTTCTCAGATGACGTTAGCTGAGACAGTATTAATGGTTGGTATCGGTACTCTCCTTATTCAGCCTGTTGCGGGTAAAAATGTTTGGACGACATTTTTAGTCGGAGGAATATTAGTTGGGACTCTTTTAGTTATGGAAATTCTTCAAATGAAATCAGACAAATTTGAAAAAGCGATTACAGGTAAGGCGAAAATTATCATTGATAACGGAAATTTAAATGAGCAAAATCTTAAAAAACTTAGATTATCTGTAGATCAACTAGAAATGATGCTTCGCCAAAATAGTATTTCGAAAATTAGTGATGTAAAATGGGCAACCTTGGAACCAAATGGTCAATTAGGGTATGAGTTAAAACAAGAAGCACAGCCTGTTACAAAGAAGGATTTTGACGAATTTAAACAAACAATTGTAAACTTAATACCTAGTAATGCTCAACTTACTCATATAAATGAAATTTTAAGCCTAATTAACAATAATACAAAGCCAGAAAATAAAGAGGACATTTTTGCAGAAGTTAAACATAATAGACATAAAGAAGCTCCTCCAAAGCACTTACAATAA
- a CDS encoding sensor histidine kinase has translation MLEDKNEMIALLTGVESSKKSYYTELKKTVDMLQKKNMQLEIMNEVMKSIKIDMTLEEILNNMVDKLKNIIKFDRLSFFLLQNVSLTLINVFPENTFTIERGIDLPRDRSLYWMALTKRQVMFQQVETPTWNFHELEFLRNLKLTSILVVPIYSKNKEIGVICIGRCFREHWHSDDIAFLEQLADHLAVSIENTQLYNEVLRSKQEWENTFKAVDDMIIIFDKHVNVIQMNDSVRHFLKTHHHKDNLLLEQHYKRLANKTFQTEKARYKEIHFEDQSTFELYTYPVYNNKNIVNGVIAYVKDVTEKRKMEVQLLHSGKLAAIGEMAAGVAHELNSPLTAILGNSQLLLRNVKDDDDSFTLLRDIKTCGIRCKDIIKSLLAFSRQEEYTFQSFHINDAVKQVLNLLEYQLEKNQITVITNLHKDLPMIEGSQQQIEQIIINLLLNAKDAVEAIVKDDKEIEIITLLDNQAVKVSVCDNGIGIEQERLSKIFHPFHTTKEAEKGTGLGLSVSIGIAKTHGGSIDVISEVNKGSTFQLVLPLQPTNKTEASV, from the coding sequence TTGCTTGAAGATAAAAACGAGATGATTGCCCTGTTAACAGGTGTTGAATCTTCCAAGAAAAGCTATTATACAGAACTTAAGAAAACAGTTGATATGTTACAAAAGAAAAATATGCAGCTTGAAATAATGAACGAAGTGATGAAGAGTATTAAAATCGATATGACACTAGAAGAGATTTTAAATAATATGGTTGATAAACTAAAAAATATTATAAAATTTGATCGATTAAGCTTTTTTCTACTCCAAAATGTAAGCCTTACTTTAATTAACGTTTTCCCAGAAAACACTTTTACCATAGAACGTGGGATAGACTTACCTCGCGATCGCTCTCTTTACTGGATGGCTTTAACTAAACGGCAAGTTATGTTTCAACAGGTAGAAACTCCAACCTGGAATTTTCATGAACTAGAGTTTTTAAGAAACCTAAAGCTAACCAGCATTCTCGTTGTGCCCATTTATAGTAAAAACAAAGAAATCGGTGTAATCTGTATCGGTCGTTGTTTTCGTGAACATTGGCATTCAGATGACATAGCATTTCTTGAGCAGCTTGCCGATCATTTAGCAGTTAGTATAGAAAATACCCAATTATATAATGAGGTGTTAAGGTCAAAGCAAGAGTGGGAGAACACATTTAAAGCAGTTGACGATATGATCATTATTTTTGATAAGCATGTAAATGTTATTCAAATGAACGACTCCGTTAGGCATTTTTTGAAAACCCATCATCATAAAGATAATCTTCTCCTAGAACAACACTATAAAAGATTGGCTAATAAAACATTTCAAACAGAAAAAGCCAGATATAAAGAAATTCATTTTGAGGACCAATCCACCTTTGAACTTTACACATATCCCGTTTATAACAATAAAAACATCGTAAATGGCGTTATTGCGTATGTAAAAGATGTAACAGAAAAACGAAAAATGGAAGTACAATTACTTCATTCAGGAAAATTGGCTGCAATTGGGGAAATGGCAGCAGGAGTAGCTCATGAACTAAATAGTCCACTCACTGCGATCTTAGGAAATTCACAGCTTTTATTAAGAAATGTAAAGGACGACGATGATTCTTTTACTCTTTTACGAGATATTAAAACTTGTGGAATTCGTTGTAAAGATATAATTAAAAGTTTACTAGCTTTCTCAAGACAAGAGGAGTATACATTTCAATCTTTTCATATAAATGATGCGGTGAAGCAGGTGTTAAATTTGTTAGAATATCAGTTGGAAAAAAATCAAATAACCGTCATCACAAACTTACATAAAGATCTTCCAATGATCGAAGGAAGTCAGCAGCAAATTGAACAAATTATCATTAATCTGCTACTAAATGCAAAAGATGCAGTAGAAGCGATAGTAAAAGATGATAAAGAAATTGAAATCATAACATTACTGGATAATCAAGCAGTTAAGGTCTCGGTCTGTGACAATGGTATTGGCATAGAACAAGAACGCTTGTCAAAAATTTTTCATCCTTTTCATACAACAAAAGAAGCTGAAAAAGGAACTGGTTTAGGCTTATCAGTAAGCATAGGAATCGCTAAAACACATGGTGGAAGTATTGATGTAATAAGTGAAGTAAACAAAGGCAGTACCTTTCAACTCGTGTTGCCACTTCAACCAACAAATAAAACGGAGGCGAGTGTATGA
- a CDS encoding alpha/beta-type small acid-soluble spore protein, whose amino-acid sequence MANNSNNLVVPGAEHALEQMKVEIANEFGVDLGGETTSRANGSVGGEITKRLVSMAQQQLG is encoded by the coding sequence ATGGCAAATAACTCAAATAACTTAGTCGTACCTGGAGCTGAACATGCACTTGAGCAAATGAAGGTGGAAATCGCAAATGAATTTGGTGTAGATCTTGGCGGTGAAACAACATCACGTGCAAACGGATCTGTTGGTGGAGAAATTACAAAACGCCTTGTTTCAATGGCGCAACAACAACTAGGTTAA
- a CDS encoding DUF2161 domain-containing phosphodiesterase — protein MTEKKKIQEADLYKPIQHYFTREGYDVYGEVKDCDIAAVKDDELIVVELKLNLSIELLMQATKRQRLTDQVYIAIPKPRYNKRSKRWSDLCHLIKRLELGLIIVSFTGNRKRMEMIFHPTTYSKQRKQQKWKRDSVLKEIKGRSADYNIGGSSRTKIMTAYKENCIQIACYLLEFGELSPKKLVQLGTGSKTSSILTKNFYGWFQRVKRGIYTITDKGRLEIKEYPELVDYYLDKVKESE, from the coding sequence ATGACTGAAAAGAAAAAAATACAAGAAGCAGACTTATATAAACCAATCCAACATTATTTTACCCGAGAAGGATATGACGTTTATGGTGAAGTAAAGGATTGCGATATTGCGGCAGTAAAAGATGACGAGCTTATTGTGGTGGAACTAAAGCTTAACTTAAGTATTGAGTTATTAATGCAAGCAACTAAGCGGCAGCGTTTAACGGATCAAGTATATATTGCTATTCCGAAGCCTCGCTATAATAAGCGGTCGAAGCGATGGTCTGATCTATGTCATCTCATAAAAAGACTGGAGCTTGGTCTGATTATTGTATCTTTCACGGGAAATAGAAAGAGAATGGAGATGATCTTCCATCCAACTACATATAGTAAACAACGTAAGCAACAGAAGTGGAAACGAGATTCAGTTCTTAAAGAAATAAAAGGAAGAAGTGCTGATTATAATATTGGGGGAAGCAGTCGAACGAAAATTATGACTGCCTACAAAGAAAATTGCATTCAAATTGCTTGCTATTTACTTGAATTTGGTGAACTCTCTCCAAAAAAATTAGTGCAATTAGGAACAGGTTCAAAAACATCCTCCATCTTAACCAAGAACTTTTATGGTTGGTTTCAACGAGTGAAAAGAGGCATCTATACCATAACTGACAAAGGAAGACTTGAAATAAAAGAGTATCCTGAATTAGTAGATTATTATTTAGATAAAGTAAAAGAATCAGAATAA
- a CDS encoding aldehyde dehydrogenase family protein produces the protein MVQNVGTKELELSPRLVEFLNGDKKLFINGEWVEAVSGKTFDTLNPATGEKLASVSEAGEEDIDVAVKAAREAFDNGPWSKMGTAERSRLIYKLADLIEEHKVELAQLETLDNGKPIRETANADIPLAIEHFRYFAGWSTKIVGQTIPVQGNYFNYTRHEAVGVVGQIIPWNFPLLMAAWKLGAALATGCTIVLKPAEQTPLSALYLGKLINEAGFPKGVVNIVPGFGQTAGSPLVNHPLVDKVAFTGSTAVGKAIMRQASESLKRVTLELGGKSPNIILPDADLSKAVPGSLMGIMFNQGQVCCAGSRLYVQKKQYDNVVADLVSLTKDISQGNGLLEATTMGPLISAQQQNRVKGYIDKGIEEGAEVLAGGTIPFEQGYFVAPTIFADVNNSMTIAKEEIFGPVVAAMPFDDLDDLVDKANDSHYGLAAGVWTQDIKKAHYIAHRIKAGTVWVNCYNAFDAASPFGGYKQSGIGREMGSYALENYTEVKSVWVNMD, from the coding sequence ATGGTACAAAACGTAGGAACAAAAGAACTAGAATTGAGCCCTAGATTAGTTGAATTTTTAAATGGGGACAAAAAGCTTTTTATTAATGGAGAATGGGTAGAGGCAGTAAGTGGTAAAACATTTGATACATTAAACCCGGCAACTGGTGAGAAACTAGCATCTGTTTCTGAAGCAGGAGAAGAGGATATAGATGTTGCAGTAAAAGCAGCTAGAGAAGCATTTGACAATGGTCCTTGGTCGAAGATGGGAACTGCTGAAAGAAGTCGTTTAATTTATAAACTAGCTGATTTAATTGAAGAACATAAGGTAGAGCTTGCACAGTTAGAAACATTAGATAATGGTAAACCGATTCGTGAAACTGCAAACGCTGACATTCCGTTAGCGATTGAACATTTCCGTTACTTTGCAGGATGGTCTACAAAAATTGTAGGACAAACAATTCCTGTACAAGGGAACTATTTCAATTACACACGTCATGAAGCAGTTGGTGTAGTTGGACAGATCATTCCTTGGAACTTCCCATTGTTAATGGCTGCTTGGAAGCTTGGGGCTGCCCTTGCTACAGGATGTACAATTGTCCTTAAGCCGGCAGAACAAACGCCATTATCTGCACTATATTTAGGGAAATTAATTAATGAAGCTGGCTTCCCTAAAGGTGTTGTTAATATTGTTCCAGGCTTCGGTCAAACAGCTGGTTCACCATTAGTAAATCACCCGTTAGTAGACAAAGTGGCTTTCACAGGTTCAACAGCTGTTGGTAAAGCAATTATGAGACAGGCAAGTGAATCATTAAAGCGTGTAACACTTGAGCTTGGTGGGAAATCACCTAATATTATCTTACCGGATGCTGATCTTTCAAAGGCTGTACCTGGTTCTTTAATGGGAATTATGTTTAACCAAGGTCAAGTATGCTGTGCGGGTAGTCGTCTTTATGTTCAGAAAAAACAATACGATAATGTTGTTGCAGATCTAGTATCCCTAACAAAAGATATCTCTCAAGGTAATGGATTATTAGAAGCAACAACAATGGGACCTCTCATTTCAGCACAACAGCAAAATCGTGTAAAAGGATACATTGATAAAGGAATTGAAGAAGGAGCAGAAGTTCTGGCTGGAGGTACTATTCCATTTGAACAAGGTTATTTCGTAGCTCCTACCATCTTCGCCGATGTTAATAATTCAATGACGATCGCAAAAGAAGAAATCTTCGGACCGGTTGTTGCTGCGATGCCGTTTGATGACTTAGATGATCTTGTTGACAAAGCAAATGACTCCCACTATGGTCTAGCAGCAGGTGTTTGGACACAAGATATTAAAAAAGCACACTACATTGCACACCGTATTAAAGCTGGAACTGTATGGGTAAACTGCTACAACGCATTTGACGCAGCAAGTCCATTTGGCGGATATAAGCAATCAGGTATCGGCCGTGAAATGGGAAGCTATGCATTAGAAAATTACACAGAAGTAAAAAGTGTTTGGGTAAATATGGATTAA
- a CDS encoding GNAT family N-acetyltransferase → MKIRALQKEETPPIQLLLLADPSVSIIEDYLNRGMCFVAENQENMVIGVLVLLPTRPHSVELVNISVSEDYQGKGVGKLLIKHAISVAREKLFKVMEVGTGNSSIDQMAFYQKCGFRLTGVDFDFFVKHYDEPIYENGIQCRDMVRFTLDIE, encoded by the coding sequence ATGAAGATTAGAGCACTTCAAAAGGAAGAAACACCACCAATACAATTATTATTACTTGCGGATCCTTCAGTATCTATAATTGAAGATTACCTTAACCGGGGAATGTGTTTTGTTGCTGAAAATCAGGAGAACATGGTCATTGGAGTTTTAGTGCTACTTCCTACAAGACCACATTCTGTGGAGTTAGTGAATATTTCTGTTTCAGAGGATTACCAAGGAAAAGGTGTTGGCAAGTTATTAATCAAGCATGCGATTTCCGTAGCTAGAGAAAAATTATTTAAAGTAATGGAAGTTGGCACTGGAAATTCTAGCATCGATCAAATGGCCTTTTATCAAAAATGTGGATTTAGACTAACAGGCGTTGATTTTGATTTTTTCGTCAAACATTATGATGAACCGATATATGAAAATGGTATCCAATGCAGAGATATGGTGCGCTTTACACTGGATATTGAATAA
- a CDS encoding DinB family protein has product MNLYTKSALKQIKLALDSVSTMINQLKEEDLHIKALATKRSIGELLEHISVLCEADLLILNGATEGEMSSFYNAHSYKTLEGLQQALEKHYKILEKAFLNYTENELLEMTTSYWGVTYSRYEWLLEIIAHLYHHRGQLHSLLVYHFKKDLNVSLFQ; this is encoded by the coding sequence ATGAATTTATATACAAAGAGTGCATTAAAACAGATCAAGCTGGCTCTTGATTCTGTATCTACCATGATTAATCAGTTGAAAGAAGAAGATTTACATATAAAGGCTTTAGCAACTAAACGCTCAATTGGTGAGCTTTTGGAGCATATTTCAGTGTTATGTGAAGCTGATTTACTTATTTTAAACGGGGCAACAGAAGGGGAAATGTCTTCATTTTATAATGCTCATTCATACAAAACGTTAGAAGGCTTGCAACAAGCTTTAGAAAAACATTATAAAATACTTGAGAAAGCATTTTTAAATTATACAGAGAACGAGCTTTTAGAAATGACAACTTCATATTGGGGTGTTACATATTCTAGATATGAATGGCTGTTAGAAATAATAGCTCATCTTTATCACCATAGAGGGCAGCTACATTCACTGCTCGTATATCACTTCAAAAAGGATCTTAACGTTTCTTTATTCCAATAA
- a CDS encoding GGDEF domain-containing protein codes for MIIKQLLSNLAILTSLLFLYTQLTKSSPLQRSSTISRKLLMGSTGGLLSNVLMQYSMQFESTIVDLRHIPVILLAYYGGAVPALIAMLFVIIGRLMIGINLSAYAGVILIVLITLISIYLSNKNLSKKVKIIYILTLSNIIFSVLVSIILTDAHILMFLIPSYWGISYLGGFIGFYMVEYLRNSQELFDRYKSESSTDGLTGLNNVRKFDELFNSFLSTIEQKQEKLSLLYIDIDHFKRINDTYGHKEGDVVLRELGNILKNSVRSFDIVSRNGGEEFTIILLDCSLERAKEISESIRERVEKYNFTLNSGENISITVSIGVACYNDTTMNSASLIEDADKALYQAKRTGRNKVCVSNS; via the coding sequence ATGATAATTAAGCAATTACTGTCAAATTTAGCTATATTAACTTCATTACTTTTTTTATACACTCAACTAACAAAATCTTCTCCTCTTCAAAGATCTTCAACTATCTCAAGGAAATTACTTATGGGAAGTACTGGTGGCCTTTTAAGTAATGTCTTAATGCAGTATAGTATGCAGTTTGAGAGCACGATTGTAGATTTAAGACATATTCCGGTTATATTACTCGCTTATTATGGTGGAGCAGTTCCCGCTTTAATTGCGATGCTGTTTGTTATTATCGGACGCTTAATGATTGGCATTAACTTATCTGCGTATGCAGGTGTGATTTTAATCGTACTAATAACTTTGATTTCTATCTATCTATCAAATAAAAATCTATCTAAAAAGGTTAAAATAATCTACATCTTAACTCTTTCTAATATTATATTTTCAGTTTTAGTATCCATTATATTAACAGATGCTCATATTTTAATGTTTTTAATTCCATCTTATTGGGGAATTTCATATCTGGGTGGATTTATTGGTTTTTATATGGTTGAGTATTTACGAAACAGCCAAGAGCTATTTGACCGATACAAATCAGAGTCTTCAACAGATGGGTTAACTGGACTAAACAATGTTAGAAAATTTGATGAACTATTCAATTCCTTTTTATCGACAATTGAACAAAAGCAGGAAAAACTATCTCTTCTATATATTGATATTGATCATTTTAAAAGAATTAATGATACATACGGTCATAAAGAAGGTGACGTTGTTTTAAGAGAATTAGGAAATATCTTAAAAAACTCAGTAAGGTCGTTTGATATCGTTAGTCGTAATGGTGGCGAGGAATTTACAATTATTTTATTAGATTGTTCACTTGAAAGAGCAAAGGAAATTAGTGAGAGTATTCGAGAGCGAGTGGAGAAATATAACTTTACTTTAAACTCTGGTGAAAACATATCGATCACTGTTTCCATAGGAGTAGCCTGTTATAATGACACAACAATGAATTCAGCTTCATTAATTGAAGATGCAGATAAAGCGTTGTACCAAGCGAAGAGAACTGGAAGAAATAAGGTATGTGTATCCAACAGTTAA
- a CDS encoding DinB family protein — MNFHLNEAIEVLSRTPKALEHFLSGLSDQWLHCNEGEGTWNASEIVEHLIEAELHNWIPRLESILHDGKSKHFPAFDRFSHLTKPESTIEEKLLIFNQLRETNIEKLKELINPHHHLEIEGTHPAFGVVKIRELLSTWVVHDLTHLSQIVRVMAKRYYDDVGPWKEYLGVLKK; from the coding sequence ATGAATTTTCATTTGAATGAAGCAATCGAGGTATTATCGAGAACACCAAAAGCATTGGAGCATTTTTTATCTGGACTTTCTGATCAATGGCTGCATTGTAATGAAGGAGAAGGAACGTGGAATGCTTCTGAAATTGTTGAACATTTAATTGAAGCTGAACTACATAATTGGATTCCTAGATTAGAATCTATTCTACATGATGGAAAGAGCAAACATTTTCCTGCATTTGATCGTTTTTCACATTTGACTAAGCCTGAAAGTACGATTGAAGAAAAACTACTAATTTTTAACCAACTTAGAGAAACAAACATTGAAAAATTAAAAGAACTAATTAATCCTCATCATCATCTAGAAATCGAGGGGACACATCCCGCTTTCGGTGTGGTCAAAATAAGAGAGCTTCTTTCAACCTGGGTTGTTCATGATCTTACACATCTTTCGCAAATCGTTAGAGTCATGGCAAAGAGGTATTATGATGACGTTGGGCCTTGGAAGGAATATTTGGGAGTATTAAAGAAATAG
- a CDS encoding nucleoside deaminase — translation MIDHTFYMKEALKEAEEAGKRGDRPIGAVIVHDGKIISRGSNRISTLENEVAHAEINAIHSCAAYLKKHAENCKIYTTVEPCMMCLTTIVMANIRHIVFGVKDNYLQMENFIESVPYVKKRLYTYESGILSSESEQIIKKYSPFMAEIIFNGRKPS, via the coding sequence GTGATAGATCATACTTTTTATATGAAAGAAGCTTTAAAAGAAGCTGAAGAAGCAGGAAAACGCGGAGATCGACCAATCGGGGCTGTGATCGTTCATGATGGGAAAATCATTTCACGAGGATCTAATCGGATAAGCACGTTAGAAAACGAAGTGGCACACGCAGAAATAAATGCAATTCATAGCTGTGCAGCCTATTTAAAAAAACATGCTGAAAATTGTAAAATCTACACAACTGTTGAACCTTGTATGATGTGTTTAACAACTATTGTTATGGCAAATATACGACATATTGTTTTTGGTGTTAAGGATAACTATTTACAAATGGAAAACTTTATCGAATCTGTTCCTTATGTCAAAAAGAGATTGTATACATATGAAAGTGGCATTTTATCAAGCGAATCTGAACAGATTATTAAAAAATACTCACCCTTTATGGCAGAAATTATTTTTAATGGGCGGAAACCGTCTTAA